Part of the Deltaproteobacteria bacterium genome is shown below.
TCTGCGTCGGTGCACCCCGTCCAGCGCAGGTGCAGAAATACCTCCCTGTTCCCGCTTGGGCCCTTTATACGGCTCTCGGCCTGGCCTTCGACGGCAAATCCGAGCCTCTCCGCGAACTCCCTTACGCCGAGAACCGCCTCCAGCCTTTTCCCGTCGTCCCGGACGACGCCTCCCCTGCCTACCGCCGCCCTTCCCGCCTCGAACTGCGGTTTGACAAGCGCAAGGACTTCCGCGCCCGAAAGCAGGAACCGAACGAGGGACGGCAGGATGTGCCTTAGGGAAATGAAGGAAACGTCCACTGCCGCAATGGCGACTTTTTCGGGGAGAAGGTCCGCCGGAGCATGCCTGAAGTTGATCTTTTCGATCACGACGACACGCGGATCGCGCCGCAGCCGGTCGTCGATCAGCTTTTCCCCCACGTCGACTGCGTAAACCTTCCGTGCGCCGCGCCGCAGCAGGCAATCGGTGAACCCGCCCGTCGATGCCCCGACGTCCAGGGCGGCCTTCCCGTCGCAGGAAAGGCCGAAATCCTCGATGGCGCCCTCAAGCTTGCTTCCGCCGCGCGAGACGTACGGCCGGGGCGCTGGGGCTACAGCCACACGCTGGGTTGCGCGCACGGGCGACCCGCATTTCGACGCCACGCATCCGTCGACAAGGACGCGTCCGGCCAGGATAAGCGCCTGCGCCTTCATGCGGGATTCCGCCAGCCCGCGCGCGACGAGCTCGGCGTCCAGCCTGACCCGAAGTGATTTCGGCGGCGCTTCAGACAATCCTTTCGAGCCGTGAGCGGATGCCATTGAACAAGGCGGGGAGGAAAGTCTTGCCGTGTCCGCACATCCGCATCCCCTCGGCGACCACCGCGTCGGCGTTGATCCCGTGGATTTCCCGAAGCTCCGGTTGCGAACCGTGCTCCACGAAAACGTCGCGTATCCCCATTCGGCGCACGTGGGGAGGATGCTCTCCATGCTCCTCGAACATCTCCAGCACGGCGCTTCCGAACCCTCCCGCGAGTACGTTCTCCTCGATCGTAAGCACGCGGCCAGTCCGCCGCGCCAGGGGGAGGATCAGGTCCGCATCGAGGGGCTTGACGAAACGCGCATTGACCACGGAGGTGGAAATCCCCCTCTTTCGCAGCTCCTCCGCGGCGAACAGCGATGGAACGACGGTGGCGCCGGCAGCGAGTATGAGGAGGTCCTTCCCTTCGAGAAGAAGGGCTCCCTTTCCCCACTCCACCGGTGAATGAACGGATTGCGGATCGACCCCGGTTATGCATCCCCTGGGATACCGTATGGCGACGGGGCGTCCTGACGAAACAGCCGCGCGCAGCATTTCCGGAAACTCCACTTCGTTTGCCGGGGCCATCACCGACATGTTGGGGATGTGCCGCAGGAAGGAGAGGTCGAACAGCCCCTGGTGGGTCGCGCCGTCCGCCCCGACGATCCCCCCCCGGTCCACGGCGAACACGACCGGCAGGTTCTGCAGGCACACGTCGTGGATGATCTGGTCGTAGGCACGCTGAAGGAACGTGGAATAGATCGTTACGACTGGGATCTTTCCCTCCCGGGCAAGACCCGCGGCGAACGTCACTGCGTGTCCTTCCGCGATACCCACATCGAAGAACCGGTCCGGAAATGCGTTGCGGAACTCGACCAGACCGGTCCCGCTGCACATGGCCGCCGTGATGGCGACAACCTTCGGATTCTCCGCTCCGATGGACACGATGGTGTCGGAGAAAACGTCCGTGTAGGAGGGAAGCTTGCCGTTCCCCGATCCCTTTCCCGTCGCCGGGTCGAAACTGCCTACTCCGTGGAAGTACTCCGGGTTCGCCTCTGCGGGGGCGTATCCTTTTCCCTTTTTCGTAACCACGTGGATCAGAACCGGCCCCTCGAAGTTTTCCAGGTTCTGGAACGTGCCGATGAGGTCCTCTATGTTGTGGCCGGGAATGGGTCCGATGTACGTGAAACCGAGCTCCTCGAACAGAATTCCCGGGACGATGAATCCCTTTGCGAGCTCCTCGGCCCTCTTTCCGATCCGGGCCATGATGTCGCCCCTCGGCATCGATTTGAGGAAGTTCTCCACCCGTTTCCGGAAAGAGGTGTAGAACTTCCCGGTCATGATCCGGTTCAGGTAGCCCGACAGCGCCCCGACATTCTGGGAAATGGACCATTCGTTGTCGTTCAGGACCACGACAAGGTTCCGTTTCTGATGCCCCGCCTGGTTCAGCCCTTCGAGCGCCAACCCGGAAGAAAGCGATCCGTCCCCTATTACAGCCACGACCTTGTGCGTTTCCTTCCGCATGTCGCGCGCAACCGCCATGCCGAGGGCTGCGGAGATGGATGTGCCCGAGTGTCCCGTCCCGAACGCGTCGCACGGGTTCTCCGCAAGACGGGGAAACCCGGAAATCCCCCCGAGGGTGCGAATCGTGGAAAACGCGTCGCCCCGGCCAGTGACGATCTTGTGCGCGTACGCCTGGTGGCCCACGTCCCAGACGATCCGGTCTTTCGGAGAGGAAAACACGTAATGAAGCGCCAGGGTCAGTTCCACTACTCCCAGGCTTGCGGCGAGGTGCCCGCCCGTCTTCGATACGCACTGGACGATCCGGTCGCGAAGCTCCGCCGCGACCTGGGGCAGCTTCTCGCGCGGGACCTTCTTCAGGTCCGCCGGTGAGCGTATGCCGGAAAGAATCGGAACCGGCGCATCCGGCATTGCGATTTCCTTGCCCATCACGATCTCCTTGCCGTTACGAGGAGGACGATATCCCGCAACGCGTCTCCTTCCTCGCCGAAGGAGGAAAGAGCGGTCATTGCCTCCGCGTTCAACGCTTCCGCGCGCGCAAGCGCGGCCTTCATTCCGAACGACGCCGGATAGGCCGGTTTGCCGCGCGCCCGGTCCTTGGCGACGCTTTTCCCCATCTCCTCGAAACTGCCCGTCTCGTCGAGGATGTCGTCTGTAACCTGGAACAGCAATCCCAGCGCCCGGCCGTACCGCGCCAGGCATTCCACCTGCGCTTCGTTTCCGCCGCCGAGAATTCCGCCCATGCGCGCCGCGGCCGAAATGAGCGCCGAAGTCTTGCGGAGGTCTATCTCCTCCTTGCCGGAAAGGTCGGCCGGCTTCCCCTCGGCCTGCAGGTCCAGCTGTTGGCCGCCGACCATTCCTTCCGCTCCGGCTGCGCGGGCAAGCACTGCAACCGCCGCCAGCGCCCTTCCAGGATTCTTCGACGCCATCGGAGATTCGCCCGCCACACGGAACGCCTCCGTGAGCAACGCGTCTCCCGCGAGGATCGCCGTGGCCTCCCCGAACTCCTTGTGGCTGGAGGGCTTGCCCCTCCGGAAATCGTCGTCGTCCATGGCGGGCAGGTCGTCATGGATAAGAGAATAGGTATGGATATATTCGATGGCGCAGGCGAACGGCAGAAGGTCTCCCTCGTCCCCGCCCACCGCGCTCCCCGCGGACAGGAGCACCACCGGCCTGATACGCTTGCCGCCGGCCGACAGCGAATATTCCATCGCCTCCCGCAGCCTCTCCGGAATCCGGCAGACGCTGACGTCGATAAACCGGAGGAGATGATCTTCCACCAATATGCGCCGGCGTTCGAAAGCAGTTGCCGGGGTAGAACCCGCCTCAACCATCTTTGTCGAGAATGACGCTTTCGTCCTCGGTTTCCCGTTCTATGCCGGACGGCTTCCGGAGAAGCACCTCGATCTTCCTGTCGGCCTCGTCCAGGC
Proteins encoded:
- a CDS encoding TlyA family RNA methyltransferase is translated as MASAHGSKGLSEAPPKSLRVRLDAELVARGLAESRMKAQALILAGRVLVDGCVASKCGSPVRATQRVAVAPAPRPYVSRGGSKLEGAIEDFGLSCDGKAALDVGASTGGFTDCLLRRGARKVYAVDVGEKLIDDRLRRDPRVVVIEKINFRHAPADLLPEKVAIAAVDVSFISLRHILPSLVRFLLSGAEVLALVKPQFEAGRAAVGRGGVVRDDGKRLEAVLGVREFAERLGFAVEGQAESRIKGPSGNREVFLHLRWTGCTDAEWP
- a CDS encoding 1-deoxy-D-xylulose-5-phosphate synthase — its product is MPDAPVPILSGIRSPADLKKVPREKLPQVAAELRDRIVQCVSKTGGHLAASLGVVELTLALHYVFSSPKDRIVWDVGHQAYAHKIVTGRGDAFSTIRTLGGISGFPRLAENPCDAFGTGHSGTSISAALGMAVARDMRKETHKVVAVIGDGSLSSGLALEGLNQAGHQKRNLVVVLNDNEWSISQNVGALSGYLNRIMTGKFYTSFRKRVENFLKSMPRGDIMARIGKRAEELAKGFIVPGILFEELGFTYIGPIPGHNIEDLIGTFQNLENFEGPVLIHVVTKKGKGYAPAEANPEYFHGVGSFDPATGKGSGNGKLPSYTDVFSDTIVSIGAENPKVVAITAAMCSGTGLVEFRNAFPDRFFDVGIAEGHAVTFAAGLAREGKIPVVTIYSTFLQRAYDQIIHDVCLQNLPVVFAVDRGGIVGADGATHQGLFDLSFLRHIPNMSVMAPANEVEFPEMLRAAVSSGRPVAIRYPRGCITGVDPQSVHSPVEWGKGALLLEGKDLLILAAGATVVPSLFAAEELRKRGISTSVVNARFVKPLDADLILPLARRTGRVLTIEENVLAGGFGSAVLEMFEEHGEHPPHVRRMGIRDVFVEHGSQPELREIHGINADAVVAEGMRMCGHGKTFLPALFNGIRSRLERIV
- a CDS encoding polyprenyl synthetase family protein, with translation MVEAGSTPATAFERRRILVEDHLLRFIDVSVCRIPERLREAMEYSLSAGGKRIRPVVLLSAGSAVGGDEGDLLPFACAIEYIHTYSLIHDDLPAMDDDDFRRGKPSSHKEFGEATAILAGDALLTEAFRVAGESPMASKNPGRALAAVAVLARAAGAEGMVGGQQLDLQAEGKPADLSGKEEIDLRKTSALISAAARMGGILGGGNEAQVECLARYGRALGLLFQVTDDILDETGSFEEMGKSVAKDRARGKPAYPASFGMKAALARAEALNAEAMTALSSFGEEGDALRDIVLLVTARRS